One Lentimicrobiaceae bacterium genomic window, TGAAAGACCCCCGAACAGACCCGGAACAGAAGGCAAAAATTTGGGCTGAAAGATTTGGATTTGATAACTTAGGCTCAGGGGATGTACTATTCAGGAAATGGCAAAGTTTGAGTAAAAAAAACGGAATAACAGGATTTGATGAAACTCAGGTGCAAAAGATCAAAAACATGATTAAGCGTATTGAAAAGATAACACCTTACCTGAGAAAGCCCGAACAGCAAGAAAGGGCAGCTATTGACATTCAAAAACTGCAAATGAAACTAAACTAAAACAATACTCCGCAACCGGTTGCAATCGGTTGCAACCCATTGGCCTGAAATAACTTTGCTAAAAATAACAAACACATTTAGCAAAATGGAACAGGCTTTTTTATTTCAGATGCCAATAAGTGAATTTAAAGACTTTTTAAATTCAGCTATTGATGAGGCAGTCAATAAAACGCTGGCTGCCGTAACACCTGAGCAACCCGAATACCTGACTATTGACCAGTTGCGGGACTACCTACCTCAGAAACCAGCAAAACAGACCATTTATCAATGGGTGCACTTTAAGCAGATACCCTATCATAAAAGGGGTAAATCTGTATTGTTCAAACGTTCAGAGATTAACCTTTGGATAAGTAAGACAAGGCGAACCACTTTAGAAGAGGCTGAAAGGAGGTGAAAAATGGCAAATAAAGCAATTGCTCACCTACGACAGTTGGCGGCCGATGAAATAAAGCGCAAACACGCCAAATATCCCGAAACATTAACGCTGCCTATTAAAACCTATACCGATAAGACTGCAAACGGGCTAACCAGATGCATAATAGATTTTCTAAAATTTTCTGGTTGCCAAGCTGAACGAATTAACACCACAGGCAGACCAATTGACCGCAGGCAAATAATTACAAATGTAATCGGCCAGCAGCGAATGATTGGCTCTTTAGAGTGGATACCCGGAACAGGCACCAGAGGAAGCGCAGATATTAGCAGCACTATTCTGGGTAAGTCTGTAAAAATTGAAATCAAAATAAACAAAGATCGTCAGTCCGAAGCTCAGAAAGACTATCAGAAAGCAATTGAAAAGGCCGGGGGTATTTATTACATAGCAAAGGATTTTCAAACTTTTTTCGATTGGTACATGAAAACATTTAAAAACGGAGGGAAGCTATGATAAAAGAAAAAAGCCCCACCGGGCAAGGTAAGGGCAGCAGAATCATCAACAAAGATAAGAAATTCAGCAGACAAATACAAACTGTTACTGAATCATGGGCAAAATTGCCGGGTACCATGTTAGAAATTGCCCACCGCAACAACATAGAACGTGCAAATGTGTGCCGGTACGTTTCAGCCCTACGCAAATCAGAGCGTATTTATTTTATTGGCAAAGGCTATTGTTCAGTATCTAAACACATTGCCGGATTTTATACTACTGATTACGATTTGTTTATAGAATTGACAGGAGGGCAAAACAATGGATAATCAGTTACTCGAACAGGTAAAAACAAAAATTGAGGCGGTCAATAATATAGCTGCCACAATACCCCCCGAAACAGTCCGCTGGCTATCATTGTTAGATCAGGCTTATATTAATCCAGCCGAACCCATCACAAAACCCCCTGTATGCCTTTGGATAAAAGGGCAAAAAGGGGATAGCATTATTGGGAGTTTGGGTAATTTTTCAATGATAATAGGTAAGGCAAAGAGCCGTAAAACATTTATGATTACTGCGGCATTGGCAGCGGCCACAAAACATAATAGCGTATTAAATTTTATTGGTACCCTCCCCGATAACCAAAGCAATGTAATATATTTTGATACAGAACAGGGTAAATACCATGCTTATAAAACAGTGGAGCGTGTTTGCACATTGTCAGGAATTGAAATGCCTGAAAACTTTAAAGGCTACGGACTGAGGCCATACCCACCGGCCGAAAGGCTCAAAATGATTGAAACAGCCCTTTATAATACTCCTGGGTTAGGCTTTGTTTGTATTGATGGAGCAAGGGATTTAGTAAGCTCAATTAACGATGAAGAACAGGCCACAATGTTAACCAGCCTATTACTTAAATGGACAGCTGAGTTAAACATTCATATCATAGTTGTATTGCACCAAAATAAAAGCGATCAGAACGCGAGGGGACACTTAGGCAGCGAATTGCAAAACAAAGCCGAAACCACGCTATCAGTAACAAAGGACATTAAAAATAAAGATATTTCAATTGTTGAGGCTGAATATTGCCGGGACAAAGAACCGGAACCGTTTGCATTTGAAATATTTAACGGCCTGCCCTTGTTGGTTACTGATTGGGAGGTAAAGACAAATAAAGCCGGGGGCGCAAAGAAAGTAACCCCGGATGAAATACCACTTGATACACACGTTAAAGTTTTGAAAGAGGTATTTAAGACAGAACCTAAACCATTGGCGAACAGCCTATATTCAAATATGACTGTTCAATTTAAAAAGCTCTTTAATTTGGATATCAGACGCAATAAAGCAATAGAATTTGTAACGTATTACAAGGCCGAAGGGCTGTTATCTGTTAACGAAACACCAAAGACAAAAGACC contains:
- a CDS encoding AAA family ATPase, translated to MDNQLLEQVKTKIEAVNNIAATIPPETVRWLSLLDQAYINPAEPITKPPVCLWIKGQKGDSIIGSLGNFSMIIGKAKSRKTFMITAALAAATKHNSVLNFIGTLPDNQSNVIYFDTEQGKYHAYKTVERVCTLSGIEMPENFKGYGLRPYPPAERLKMIETALYNTPGLGFVCIDGARDLVSSINDEEQATMLTSLLLKWTAELNIHIIVVLHQNKSDQNARGHLGSELQNKAETTLSVTKDIKNKDISIVEAEYCRDKEPEPFAFEIFNGLPLLVTDWEVKTNKAGGAKKVTPDEIPLDTHVKVLKEVFKTEPKPLANSLYSNMTVQFKKLFNLDIRRNKAIEFVTYYKAEGLLSVNETPKTKDRFHVLNDIQQITNESEPF
- a CDS encoding helix-turn-helix domain-containing protein, producing MEQAFLFQMPISEFKDFLNSAIDEAVNKTLAAVTPEQPEYLTIDQLRDYLPQKPAKQTIYQWVHFKQIPYHKRGKSVLFKRSEINLWISKTRRTTLEEAERR